One region of Acidovorax sp. T1 genomic DNA includes:
- a CDS encoding conjugal transfer protein TraH produces the protein MTPRSVPLTRRLIVGLLSVTLAVTPIAALPADLNTEMQSMFNDLGALGNVTSPGAFRGQAMNLYTGGSLMMRAPGRNYPLVNAQLPSLRAGCGGIDIYGGAFSFINKQQFIAMLQNIGSNAVGYAFKLALQSISPDIDKLLTELQDQMNKINAMNINSCEAAQALVNGVVGEYDSSVQSGCANISQYLGSVSDRAEARMTCATNAPAVVKTAANSADPNVRNAAFIKGNVTWLALNQVGGNISQQERELIMSLIGTVILTPPADDGSGASPRYAEPTITGLRDLLLGRAESNTQGNVDVDVYVCDEPAECMNPVRTTVSVKPFTQLVTERLRRMSDNIVTRSPQTAADIGFINNTSEPVYRMLAVANAVPGSGTAETLIETYKDVIALDYAETFLSRSLTQAMGALSQALRRSEVEQKYLDQIRSHAQQARAQLLAEKQTAYAKVRSVSSMTQDLQTLERQLWSAMPPAVKAMLDFSANAGPRGS, from the coding sequence ATGACCCCGCGATCCGTTCCCCTCACGCGCCGCCTGATCGTCGGCCTGTTGTCGGTGACCCTGGCGGTGACACCGATCGCCGCACTACCGGCCGATCTCAACACCGAGATGCAATCGATGTTCAACGACCTCGGGGCGCTCGGCAACGTGACCAGCCCCGGTGCCTTTCGCGGCCAGGCCATGAACCTCTACACCGGCGGCAGCCTGATGATGCGCGCGCCGGGTCGCAACTACCCCTTGGTCAACGCCCAATTGCCCAGCCTGCGCGCCGGCTGCGGCGGCATCGACATCTACGGCGGTGCGTTCTCGTTCATCAACAAGCAGCAGTTCATTGCCATGCTGCAGAACATCGGCTCCAACGCCGTGGGCTACGCCTTCAAGCTGGCCCTGCAGTCGATCTCGCCCGACATCGACAAGCTGCTCACCGAGCTGCAGGACCAGATGAACAAGATCAACGCGATGAACATCAACTCCTGCGAAGCCGCGCAGGCGCTGGTGAACGGCGTAGTGGGCGAGTACGACAGCTCGGTGCAGAGCGGTTGCGCCAATATCTCGCAGTACCTGGGCAGCGTGTCCGATCGCGCGGAGGCGCGCATGACCTGCGCCACCAACGCGCCCGCGGTGGTCAAGACAGCCGCCAACTCCGCCGACCCGAACGTGCGCAACGCCGCGTTCATCAAGGGCAACGTCACGTGGCTCGCGCTGAACCAGGTGGGCGGCAACATCAGTCAGCAGGAGCGCGAGCTGATCATGAGCCTGATCGGCACAGTCATCCTCACGCCGCCGGCCGACGACGGCAGCGGTGCCAGCCCGCGCTATGCCGAGCCCACCATCACCGGCCTGCGTGACCTGCTGCTCGGCCGCGCCGAGTCCAACACGCAAGGCAACGTCGATGTCGACGTCTACGTGTGCGACGAACCCGCCGAGTGCATGAACCCGGTGCGCACCACGGTCTCGGTCAAGCCGTTCACGCAACTCGTGACCGAGCGGCTGCGCCGCATGTCCGACAACATCGTCACACGCAGCCCGCAGACCGCCGCCGACATCGGCTTCATCAACAACACCAGCGAGCCGGTCTACCGGATGCTGGCCGTGGCCAACGCCGTGCCGGGCTCCGGCACCGCCGAGACGCTGATCGAGACCTACAAGGACGTCATCGCACTCGACTACGCCGAGACCTTCCTCAGCCGCTCCCTCACCCAGGCCATGGGCGCCTTGTCGCAGGCCCTGCGCCGCAGCGAGGTCGAGCAGAAATACCTCGACCAGATTCGCAGCCACGCCCAGCAGGCCAGAGCCCAGCTCCTCGCGGAAAAGCAGACCGCCTACGCCAAGGTGCGCTCGGTATCGTCGATGACCCAGGACCTGCAGACCCTGGAGCGCCAGCTCTGGAGTGCCATGCCGCCGGCCGTGAAGGCGATGCTGGATTTCAGCGCCAACGCCGGCCCCCGCGGCTCCTGA
- a CDS encoding conjugal transfer protein TraF produces the protein MPRALLRNSLAQPLAIAAGLALCLSVACVAQAALAAQTLADDIPAVDPMPVSDAPDVAMTYWRQHREGWFWYRDPLPPKPRPPSITPKKPKDLADFESLQQRLEELKRVAVMNPSDTNLLAYMRFQRMVMDKSQVFADRWQRLVWSAPDLDYGLSGRPTNAMAINVFDDQQRDRDAQTVRTLAATHGLIFVFRSDCPFCHRFAPILKRFEQDYGMTVLAISLDGGTLPDYPDARPDNGMAARLNATAVPALYLTAPARREIRPVGFGLMSMSDLLERVAALARDRTDAATNPGRTLR, from the coding sequence ATGCCCAGAGCGCTGCTCCGAAACTCACTCGCCCAGCCACTGGCCATCGCCGCCGGTCTGGCGCTGTGCCTGTCGGTGGCCTGCGTCGCTCAGGCAGCCCTTGCCGCCCAGACGCTGGCTGACGACATCCCGGCAGTCGATCCCATGCCGGTTTCAGACGCGCCGGACGTGGCCATGACCTACTGGCGCCAGCACCGCGAAGGCTGGTTCTGGTACCGCGATCCGTTGCCGCCCAAACCCCGTCCGCCCTCGATCACTCCGAAGAAGCCCAAGGACCTGGCTGACTTCGAATCCCTGCAACAGCGCCTGGAAGAGCTCAAGCGGGTGGCGGTGATGAACCCGAGCGACACCAACCTGCTGGCCTACATGCGATTCCAGCGCATGGTGATGGACAAATCCCAGGTGTTTGCCGACCGATGGCAGCGCCTGGTCTGGAGCGCGCCCGATCTGGACTACGGACTGAGCGGGCGGCCGACCAACGCGATGGCAATCAACGTCTTCGACGATCAGCAGCGCGACCGCGATGCCCAGACCGTGCGCACCCTGGCCGCCACCCACGGGCTCATCTTCGTGTTCCGCAGCGACTGCCCCTTCTGCCACCGCTTCGCGCCCATCCTCAAGCGCTTCGAGCAGGACTACGGCATGACCGTGCTGGCCATCAGCCTGGACGGCGGCACCCTGCCCGACTACCCCGACGCCCGCCCCGACAACGGCATGGCCGCACGGCTCAACGCCACTGCCGTGCCGGCGCTCTACCTCACCGCCCCAGCCCGGCGCGAGATCCGCCCGGTGGGCTTCGGCCTGATGTCGATGTCCGATCTGCTGGAGCGCGTCGCCGCCCTGGCGCGCGACCGCACCGATGCCGCCACAAACCCAGGGAGGACCCTGCGATGA
- a CDS encoding conjugal transfer protein TraN: MTAMKPSRIPSRPWVSTISAIAATVMFAAMSSAHAADCVKNTEVCVEGPATRDIGGFPVYRDCWRTTSEYSCLSQNSTDDCQPLRDRGCSQVGSSCVETNPQGACMVFEQTWQCRVASGTTSTVTNCGSQQFCIDGQCFDTSHAPDPDFARAVTGLEVQREAGRYLDPNTLEIFKGYDNRCRKKLFGLVNCCKGGGTSGSLFSTMSLISGAGGQAIGAIGSSYTYDALFASDAPDLVIAGFEGLFGAGGGSSALAGLIAGDLSVSSFITSLVPGPWTIAMLAIQLSGLLSCEQAEQILAMKNDNRLCHSVGSYCSIKIPIIGTCVETTQTYCCFNSKLARILNEQGRAQLARSWGGAKSPDCSGFTVAQLQSLDFSRMDLTEFYAEIAPKMPDVGALQQQAQQRVNSYFGP; the protein is encoded by the coding sequence ATGACCGCCATGAAGCCGTCTCGAATTCCCTCGCGGCCGTGGGTGTCGACCATTTCGGCGATCGCGGCTACCGTGATGTTTGCCGCCATGTCGTCAGCGCATGCTGCCGATTGCGTCAAGAACACCGAGGTCTGCGTCGAAGGGCCGGCCACCCGCGACATCGGCGGCTTTCCGGTCTATCGGGACTGCTGGCGCACCACCTCCGAGTACAGCTGCCTCTCGCAGAACTCGACCGACGATTGCCAGCCACTGCGCGACCGAGGCTGCAGCCAAGTCGGGTCGAGCTGCGTGGAGACCAACCCGCAGGGCGCCTGCATGGTGTTCGAGCAAACCTGGCAGTGCCGTGTCGCCTCCGGCACCACTTCTACTGTGACGAACTGCGGCAGCCAGCAGTTCTGCATCGATGGCCAGTGCTTCGACACCTCACACGCCCCCGACCCCGACTTCGCCCGCGCCGTCACCGGGCTGGAGGTGCAGCGCGAAGCCGGTCGCTACCTCGACCCCAACACGCTGGAAATCTTCAAGGGCTACGACAACCGCTGCCGCAAGAAGCTCTTCGGCCTGGTCAACTGTTGCAAGGGTGGTGGCACCAGCGGCTCGTTGTTCAGCACCATGAGTCTGATCAGCGGGGCCGGCGGCCAGGCCATCGGTGCCATCGGTTCGAGCTACACCTACGACGCCCTCTTCGCGTCCGACGCGCCCGACCTGGTGATCGCCGGCTTCGAAGGGCTCTTCGGTGCCGGCGGCGGTTCGTCCGCGCTGGCCGGCCTGATCGCAGGTGACCTGTCGGTGAGTTCCTTCATCACCTCGTTGGTGCCCGGGCCCTGGACCATTGCGATGTTGGCCATCCAGCTCTCCGGCCTGCTGTCGTGCGAGCAGGCCGAGCAGATCCTGGCCATGAAGAACGACAACCGCCTGTGCCACAGCGTGGGCAGCTATTGCTCGATCAAGATCCCGATCATCGGCACCTGCGTCGAGACGACGCAGACCTATTGCTGCTTCAACTCCAAGCTCGCCCGCATCCTGAACGAACAGGGGCGCGCCCAACTCGCCCGCAGCTGGGGCGGCGCGAAGAGCCCCGACTGCAGCGGTTTCACCGTCGCCCAGCTCCAGTCTCTGGACTTCTCTCGCATGGACCTCACGGAGTTCTACGCCGAGATCGCGCCCAAGATGCCCGACGTCGGGGCGCTGCAGCAGCAGGCCCAGCAGCGTGTCAACAGCTACTTCGGGCCCTGA
- the trbC gene encoding type-F conjugative transfer system pilin assembly protein TrbC: protein MPAPTERSRGHWRWLAAAVLVPCVALGQSAPPSQSSRPSPQWPSPDDMARALKAQPLPTPDRLTTQPTRAIPRIAPDAATPPAAGIIDIAAMARQGAALTAPPPATSGISALRIFITLDMPRGSLQRLVDQAARSGATLVLRGLKAQSMRQTLEAVGELIETRRVSWVIDPDAFTRFQVSAAPTFVLTLADEPRPGTPGFGSVPELPRCSGTGCAAPASQANFLSVSGDVSLDYALDAMLRASPEATPRASTILQRLRKS, encoded by the coding sequence GTGCCGGCGCCTACTGAGCGATCGCGTGGCCACTGGCGCTGGCTCGCGGCCGCCGTCCTCGTGCCGTGCGTCGCGCTCGGCCAGTCGGCACCTCCATCGCAATCGTCCCGGCCATCACCCCAGTGGCCAAGTCCGGACGACATGGCGCGGGCCCTCAAGGCCCAACCGCTTCCGACGCCAGATCGCCTGACCACCCAGCCCACGCGCGCGATCCCCCGCATCGCACCCGATGCGGCCACCCCACCCGCAGCGGGCATCATCGATATCGCGGCGATGGCCAGGCAGGGTGCAGCACTCACCGCGCCGCCCCCGGCCACGAGTGGCATCAGTGCGCTGCGCATCTTCATCACCCTCGACATGCCGCGCGGCAGCCTGCAGCGGCTGGTCGACCAGGCTGCCCGATCGGGTGCCACCTTGGTGCTGCGCGGGCTCAAGGCCCAATCGATGCGCCAGACCCTGGAGGCGGTGGGCGAGCTGATCGAGACCCGCCGTGTGTCGTGGGTGATCGACCCCGACGCCTTCACGCGCTTCCAGGTCAGCGCCGCTCCGACGTTCGTGCTGACCCTGGCCGACGAGCCCAGGCCGGGCACACCGGGCTTCGGCTCGGTGCCCGAGCTGCCCCGATGCTCTGGCACGGGCTGCGCAGCACCGGCATCTCAAGCCAACTTCTTGTCAGTCTCGGGTGACGTGAGCTTGGACTACGCACTGGACGCGATGCTGCGCGCAAGCCCCGAAGCCACGCCGCGCGCGAGCACGATCTTGCAGAGGCTGCGCAAGTCATGA
- the traU gene encoding conjugal transfer pilus assembly protein TraU, with translation MNCCSSALTRLRRRIVATLAVLASLAGLATPVAAGPTCHGQFMNPITDICWSCMFPLTLGSATLVSDGQPDISNPSSPVCFCSNPPRIGVAIGFWEPVRLVDVTRTPFCMVGLGGLAIDPGIEVPRGAQVGHDSQTRNSFYQVHWYANPILSWLEVLLDFPCLEKGPLDLAYLTEVDPLWADDELAAILNPEAVLFANVVAKAACAADCVAASAGMPLASLFWCAGCQGSIYPMTGHVSAHVGDVQASVLLAERMTAKMHRQLTTFDGAGSQGLCGYYPLPIMDKTHYKLQMVYPVPATAKEGGQCCQPYGRTTMIWGSGKAYPVSGEDFAYQIFRKRNCCAGAY, from the coding sequence ATGAACTGCTGTAGCTCCGCACTGACCCGTCTGCGCCGCCGGATCGTCGCCACCTTGGCGGTGCTGGCCAGCCTGGCCGGCCTGGCCACGCCTGTTGCCGCCGGGCCGACGTGCCACGGCCAGTTCATGAACCCGATCACCGACATCTGCTGGAGCTGCATGTTTCCGTTGACCCTCGGTTCGGCCACCCTCGTCTCGGACGGCCAACCCGACATCTCCAACCCGTCATCACCGGTGTGCTTCTGCAGCAACCCACCGCGCATCGGCGTGGCGATCGGCTTCTGGGAGCCGGTGCGCCTGGTCGACGTCACGCGCACACCCTTCTGCATGGTCGGCCTCGGCGGCCTGGCCATCGATCCCGGCATCGAAGTGCCGCGCGGCGCGCAGGTGGGCCACGACAGCCAGACCCGCAACAGCTTCTACCAGGTGCACTGGTACGCCAACCCGATCCTCAGCTGGCTGGAAGTGCTGCTCGACTTCCCCTGCCTGGAAAAGGGCCCGCTGGATCTGGCCTACCTGACTGAAGTCGACCCGCTGTGGGCCGACGACGAACTGGCAGCGATCCTGAACCCCGAGGCGGTTCTGTTCGCCAACGTCGTTGCCAAGGCGGCCTGTGCGGCCGACTGTGTCGCCGCCAGCGCAGGTATGCCCTTGGCCAGCCTGTTCTGGTGTGCAGGCTGCCAAGGGTCGATCTATCCGATGACCGGCCATGTCAGTGCTCATGTGGGTGACGTACAGGCCTCGGTGCTGCTGGCTGAGCGCATGACGGCCAAGATGCATCGCCAGCTCACCACCTTCGACGGTGCCGGCAGTCAGGGTCTTTGCGGCTACTACCCGCTGCCGATCATGGACAAGACCCACTACAAGCTGCAGATGGTCTATCCGGTGCCGGCCACCGCCAAGGAGGGCGGCCAGTGCTGTCAGCCGTACGGACGCACCACCATGATCTGGGGCTCCGGCAAGGCCTATCCGGTGAGCGGCGAAGACTTCGCTTACCAGATCTTTCGCAAGAGGAACTGCTGTGCCGGCGCCTACTGA